In Nyctibius grandis isolate bNycGra1 chromosome 17, bNycGra1.pri, whole genome shotgun sequence, the genomic stretch AAGGGCTAGGGTTACTGCATTGACCAAAGCCCAAGAAATCCAGAGAAGATTTTCTGAATACACAATCAACTCTCCATTGGTgtgtgcagttttattttttttttccaacagtggCACCTTGTGATCAGAATTAAGTATTACAGCTTTCAAATATAACATCTCCCAAAATGGAAATAAGtgaacaaacccaaaacaacactGGATATGGGTATCCCCACTAAAGACTGatgcaaatgctttttcttgctAATCATTCCTAAAGGTCACCCAAATAAAACCTTTGATTACATTGTGACAATTTAGACAACACATTTAACACACATGGTGTTATTTTCCCACTCATCTAATCACTACTGACTAGATAGGCAATGATGttcattctattttaaaaattaaaccacCAGTCTTCTGTAGCATCAATGTTCACATTAACCAAATCCTTACCAAGTCCACATGTAATCTCTACTCATTTCAAAATCTGTACAGGCTCTTccctaatgaaaataaaatacgaTATGCATAAattgtgaaattttaaaaattgttccaTGAAGTAAAAAGCCTTATTTGCTCAAGATTTGCAAATTTCAAACAACAGATGGAGAACTgctataaaaatcaaagcactaGAAATGTTAGCGTCTCATCAATAATGCTTTGACTTGTGAACCACTACTAGACAGTAGTGAGGACAAGAGGATCTGCAAGCAGAACTTCTTTTAGTTTTCTGACTAATCAAAACTAGTTCATCTCCCAAACATAACCCATGAGCCAACCAATGTTTTACCTGCAACTtggtaaaacaaatatttatccCAGTGTCAGAGTCAGATGCCCAAAAAGTCCCATTCATTCTGCAACTACCACTAATTTGGTCTTGGATTTCTTTTATTATCCTCATTCTTGCGCTATGCTTCTCAGTACATACTTGACTGTGTAGGCAAAGGCTGCAAAACCAACTATAACAAACAAGTTCGCCAAAGCTCCGCCTAGAAGTCCATGGTTACGGTTGGCCTGTTGGAGACCTGGATGATTGGCAGGTACCAATGGTACGTGCCCATTAAGAAGGGGTATTCCATTCTGACCGTAGTGTGCTTCCCCATCAGGGACAACATCTGGTAGAGGGAGGGTTGGAGGTCTGTTATTGAGCTCTTCTtgtgctttctggttttgtttaatctcctggagaaagaaaaaaagaaaactgaatagCTGGAATTGAAAGTGGTGAAGCTATTGGGTGTTTTGAAAAGATTTCAGGACCCAAGTTCTTACataacttcagaaaaaggaTATGGTACATGGTACTTCTTTATATTGTaggtattttaaattaaatttatcgCACTACATACATTTGTACAGTCTCCCCAACTTCTTTCAAAGTGACCTACCTCAGTAGTGACACTAAGAACCATTTGGCcaagtttatttttagttcatttGTACAACTTCTGAGAAGgcttttttcagaaatgagaaattctTGCATCAAAAGTCTTCCATGTCCAGCTTGTTTTGAAcacaagacattaaaaaaaatgaagaaagcaatCATAGAAGCTTGGAAGGATTAGGACTGTAAGTATTACATGTTAAAAATCTGCCTGTGCTTGGAACACAACAGCAGTTATCTATTATTGTCTTCAGAGTTTCCCAACGATTTAGGTACTGGCAAAACAGTACTGCAGAAAGTATTTCTGATTTGCTGCTATTCTTACTTCtgataagaaaatataaacctGAACTGAATGTTTTAATTGTATCTGagtgaggaagaaaggaaatggcATTATTTTCCCAGAAGGCTGTCCCAAAAGGAGGCAAAGAGGGAGAATGGTTTGTAAACTAGAGCTCTGAATACCTGAAGTTTCACAAGCACTCACCACTCTGCCCAGAAAGGCCATTTCTGTCTCTGGACAATGTTTATTTCACCAGCTGGGCTCATATGTTTGTGACCTCAGGTTATCTCTAACAAAAACACATGTATCATGCTTAACAAAATAGCTAGAAAAAGGCTCTTTGGTATCTTTTCCCTACTCTTCTACAGTATATATTCTTTGCACAATAATTAAGGCTTGCAATTTGGTGAAACGTGTACAACCCAAAACAGTTTTCctgacaaaataaattttatgcCTAGAATTCCAAATTACAACGAGCATGAGCATTATAATATTGTAACTCCAGAGCCATGAAACAAGAGCCCGTAATGGAAAACTGTTCCCATTCACATGGTATATAGAAAATTAACTCTCAAACTCTCAACAGCAGGCTGAAAGAACAGAATTCCTACACTAAGGAGCTGCAGGAAAGAAGCCATCTTGAGACAGGAGTGAAGAAAGGAGCATCCTTCATTCGTAACAAATTTTAGAACCAAGTACCATCAGTGGAACTTGGCTACAGAATCAGAGGTCTGAATGAAGTGagatacttttttatttttttttctctttcattcttaAGCCTGTGCCATCTATGTAACTGTTGTCTGGCTGAAGGGTAAGCATTTTCAGAATCTTACACAAAGCAAATTTCTGTATCCTTCAGCTGCTACCTATACACAACATAAACTGTGTATCAACACACCTACAGGGTTAGGGTTGTGCAAGGAAGATACATACCCTAAAAAAGGTATTACCCATTCTCAGAAGTTAACCAGAAAGAATGTAACAGTCTCTGatcttaaaaaagaattaagaaaaaaaaaatccagaatattGATGGACCAAGTCCAGATATACAAAGATTAGTCCTATGCAAACTCAAGAAAACACAGTGTACAATTCTAAAACATTGGGACCGCAACCACGTCTGCTGCGTGTGCAGCTCAGTCAAGGCTACGATACCAACCCTAAATAGACATATTTGATTCTCTATACAACGGATCTttgtgcagcagaaaaacaattcCATTTCAAGATTCAAGTTTTTAATTCTTACGCATAGCAAAAGTGCCTTTTAAAAGGCTTCCAAGATTGACAAAAGTAGCTACTGTCTGGGAAAAGCCCCAAACAATCAGTGTACAGACCCACAGAGAGAAGTagaaaaactacagaaaacCAAATTATTGCACAGACGAATTCCCTTACCTCCACCACTTCAGGAAAGAGCTCGCAGAAGactttatcttttaaattaaatgctaaGCTTTGTGCAGCAAGCTGTCTTTTCTGtggaggaaacaaaaattatcagCAGTCGCATATAAACAAAGTTATGTACTTAAATTCAACAGCTGATTATTTCCCACAAGAATGGTGCAAGCTACTAGCCAACTAGTTCCTAACATTTACAGCTTCATACTCATGAATATTATTCACTACAACAGACATTTCTAGACAGAAGTTATGTTCTCAATTCTTCATCTTACGGGATTAGAGTTCTGTACTAGTGTGCCTGCTTGGCAGACACTtcaagaggaaggaaggaagtggGAAGTCCTAACCCTACTGTTTACTACAAGGGATTTCAATATTCCCTAAGCTGACAAAAGGTCCATCACACAGTCTGGAGCTTACTGTGAACTCTGACGTCTCTATGCTGCCCAGTGTGGGGCCTTTTTCCACCATAAAACTAAGAAGGCCCGTCAAGATCGTTGAGACTGACCAAGCTGGATTCCATGTATCCGGGTGGAAATCAGTGATTGAAAGACACAACCTTCAAAAGGATAAGACAGGCAGTGCGTTTTATTTTTGCCATTAAAATTATTATCCATTATACATATTGCTAAAATGGTGTTAATTGCTTAAGTGTTAGAAGAAAATCCTTACCTTGTATTACACTTAAACCTTCCATTAGGTGTAATCATATAAATACTAGGAGGTTTAAAAGGAAATTCTCTGGGGAATATTAGTTTCCCATGATAATAGCCACCTGCGTTACATAAAGAGATGAATTACTTATTTTGCATTAAGATTAAGTCCTAAGCTGCAACTCAAAATGGGCCAAATAAAACCCTTTACTtgtctccttctccccctcGCACTAAAGAGATCGAGCTCATCATCTTGTGCCCCTAAAACACAGGAATGATGATCCCCACCTGCAGCAGATTTACTGTGGAGGCAATTCTCTCACATGCATGTTACAAACAGTACTTGCTGTTGTCAAGTCCATAATACATTTAAGGAAAACCTGCCAAAGTGTATTTAACACAATACAAATGGGTTAGTTTTCCAGAAACAGAGTTAACTGCAAATCCAATCCTATGAAGAATCCaatttcaaaaagcattttgtgaGAGGCTCCAGAAGGCATGGTGAAATATGTGACTACAACAAATTAATAAGGCTTTTACATTCCTCACTTTCTCCAGAGAAATTCATAAAGAGAATATATGTCTCAGTTCACTGAGAACAGTGGTAACAAAatgggatttattttaaattatctttgaTTGTCACGTACTACCTAAAGTGAGTTATCTGCTCCAAGAGCTTTAGCAATTACTTAATAGGAAGTTATCTGTCTTCAGTTTAATCTAAGCGTGGTTTTTTTAGAATCCTTGGtaacagaaaaattactaaGACAGTAATTACTAAGACACTACCTCTTTTCAACACCCTATCGCACAAGTCACGGACAGCTTTGACACTGCACTAACAGTTTTTAGAGCTGTTTACAGTAGTTACATTTTGCCCGTTCAAAGAGACATGCAATCACCCAGGCATGCCAATCACGACATAAAATACATGCAGCTTTTGCTACGTGCTAACTTTTACCTTCATAGGGAGTCATTTCAGGTCCCCGTACAACATAGTGCCTAAGACAAAGAAGGAAATGTAAACAGCATGAAAGCCATCACATGATCAGACATCAATTTCTCTAGAAAAATGAAGATCAGTAACTTCAGCAAAAGTTTCATACTCCACCTCCCAAAACCAAGATTCCCAAACAATCTGTAGGAGTGAGGGAGTCAGACTTGATGACCTGGAAAATCTTGTTCTCTCCACAAGTGCATGAACAGTTCATTCTAATTCTTACCATTCAAGGATATTAGATGGGAGGGGCTCTGCACAGATATAAGGCACTGGATCTTTCTTAATTCGAAGGTAGTCTTGTTTAAGTCTCTGTGTTGCTGTCGTTGGTGCTCTCTTATTACTGTTGTTGCTCatctagtttttaaaaaatatatataaatacaatcTCAATACAATCTTAACAGACACAGAGCTACTATACTTCATTGAACACAGCTCCAGATTTTTGCAAAATCTACTttagagtattttttaaaaatttaaattataataaCTTTTAAGTGGCAAGAACCATGCAAAATCTTAACCAACAAACGCACTCCCAAGAGACTCTGCATATtgataaaatgggaaaacacTCCTTCCAGAACACTGCTGTTTCAATACCAGTGAACTGCTATCATGACAACGTGCTGCACTATAGAACCCACTTCAGCTCTTAATAACCAGTCCCGTGTTTAGGCTGAACACACATCATTATGACACTATTTTAAAGGGCTTAATCTTTTTGAGTAATTAATATCCCTATTCAGTCTGAATATCTATTATGTAAATTTGCCCATGATTTAACTTTGTTTGGTGTTTCTACACATCcagttatttgaaataaataacaaaaacccacaataaCCTTATTACTGACTTTGAGGTGaaggattttaaattaaatctgcTGCCCACTTGAGTCAGTTGAAATTACAGAAGAGAACTTCTGAGCCAGATTATTCTCTTCCAGATAAACAAAGACCTCATCTAAAACGAGACAAGTCGGtgtgaagaaaggaaattcCATGCTGCTTACAagacaaagaaagcattagccCTTACAATGCACCTACAGAACACATACCAATTAACAACTGCTATTTAACTCACTTTCCCCGGAGAAACTGAACAAGTTACTTAGTTTTATACATGGAAATTCAAGcaggaacaaaaaggaaagattttacaAGCGGCTTGTATAAAGAAGTAAGAAAATGCTTACAATATGATAGCAGCATTTGACACAAAAACTATGTTAAATGCCTAAAACCCTTTCTACTCCTTTACGTCAAACAGATAGGCAAGTACAATTTACTAAAGAATATTTAAACCACGAGCAACAGTTGTACATGGTCAAATATTCAAAGCCAAGTCAAAATAAATGCGGTTGTCAGAATTACTGTAAGTCACTGTTTGAAACATAAAGGACTTTTTCTTGAAGGAAGTCACATGTTTTTAAGTCACACCCTTTGAAATcgtaaaattaatttttctctaaaGAAGTCAGCTTTGACTTtgaaacataaattaaaaagatatgATTTAATCTAACACAATTATTTGTTCTGAAGTCTTGCAACAGCCCCCCTCACTATGGACTgcaaaaatacactgaaatattttacagcacTAAGTATAGCTATTGGAATTTTAACTCCCCTCAAAGACTTATCTGAAAGaacatatgtattttaaacacagaaagtaAAGAGCAACAATTTACAGAAGCTACGACCACAAAACGATTTTCCTCATCTGGACAATACAATTTCCCAGAAGCGAGAGAACAACCCGCCAGCCTTTAGACCGCCGAGCATCAGCAGCACGATGCGCCCCAGCGCTGCTCCCCGGCGGGACCAGGGAGCTAACGCagggccccggcccccgcccgccctgTGCAAAGGGAGCCAGCGCCTCTCGCTGCGTgaccccggccccgccggcggccGCTCCGGACCTGAGGAGACGGGCAGAACTGCAAGAACCGAGCAAGAGGACAACCGGGGAGCTCACGGCCTACAGCGAGCCGGCAGCCCGGCACGGGCCCCACCAAGCCGGGGACAGCAGAGGGAGGCAGCCAGACAGCCGAGGCCCCCACCGCTCCCTGAGCTCCCTCAGGGGCTCGCCCGCCGGCCCAGGCGCCACTCACCTCTCCCTGCTGGAGCAGGCCCCTCCACCGCCGGGACGCCCCACCTGCCCGCAGCCGGAGGCCAAGcgaagaaaggaaggagggaggaagggagaagggaagggagcaCCACAAGAGCAAGCGGACAGGGCCGCGCCGCGACCCCCACGCCTCCCCGCTGCGGCGCGACCGCGGCTCCCAGCCAAGATGGCGGCCCGGCGAGGCGGGGCCAACGCGGCGCTGGCGTCTCCTTCCGGGAAGGACCCGCCCCGCTTCCGGGGCGCTCGTGCGTCACCCACAGTTCCGCTCACTTCCGCTTCCGGCAGCCACTATGGCGGTCCCAGGCTCTCGATTTACACATCTATGCGTAGCGCTCTAGGTGTGGAGCATAGCTGGTGTATTGTATTCATTAACTATAAGTTTATGTACTAGTTTAAGGGAAAGCgtgtagaatcacagactggtttgggttggaagggccctcaaagcccatccagtcccaaccccctgccatgggcagggacaccttccaccagaccaggttgctccaagccccatccaacctggccttgaacactgccagggagggggcagccacagcttctctgggcagcctgggccagggtctcaccaccctcacagcaaagaatttcttcctaatatctaaacagacgctctttcagtttaaaaccattccccctcgtcctgtcactacttgcccgtgtaaaaagcccctctcctgctttcctgtagtcccttCACGTGCTGGAAGGCTGTTATAAGATGTACCTCTGTCGCTGGGCTAATGAGCTTCCTTCATTACCTCAGGTGAAGCgaaaaggcacaaaaaaaaatgactgagtTGCCCAAAGAGTTTGCAACAGACTCATACGCAGGACTGCAATAAAGGCCAGAATTTTTGTTACTGTTCCAAAAGACGCAGGGATCTTCCATGGCAGTGGTTCCTGCGGTGACCACGGCTCCCCTCTGGGCCCGAGCACTTCTGCCCCGGTAGCCAACAGAGGGCAGCGGTAGCCCACAGGCTTGTTAAGCTCCGAGTTCTGCCTGCTGCCCAGTAGCATTGGCTGTTGTTGTCCAGACTTGCTCTCCCTGTCATGGGTTTGTGGAGGCTCATCAACagccagaaggagaaaaaaaatggccagtacCAAATTTGAAACCACATACGCGttttaaatttcactttgtTTCTACAAACAGGATTACAAAATACTGTGTTCTCATAGAATATCTTACTCGAGCCTGTCCAGTTTTAGTATGTAGTTTTCATATATTTCCGAGGCACTGAGACAGGGTTGTTGGTGCAAAGTGACTGTTGTGTTAGATGCCAGAGAGAGCTACAGTTGTGCAGCAAACTGAGATTATGTTTGGACTTACAGAACCCCACTGAGAGATGTAACAATTTTTATTACCTAAGCTTCAAAATCAATTATTATTGTACTTCAAGATTAAAAGCACTGTATAAATACAAGGTATTATTAGAATGCTGTATTAGCCTACATGTATTTCACCTAATAAATTCCCTATGGCAACTCATGCAGTGTAATACATGCCTAGTTTTATACCCTTTGACCTGAGGacaattaccttttttttttttccctctgccacaccactttgtctttttttatatttacactGGAGCTCCTACTAAGTCATCTAAGTCTAGAAATGTGAGAAACATGTGAACCTGGAGACTGTAATAAAGGCCCCAGAATGCTGACGGGATTCCAGAGCTCATATTTACACCTCTGTCATTCTCCTAATGTTCCCCAACCCCAAAGTATTTCATGCATAAGTGTGTTGTCATTAACATTCCGTTCATCTCTCTGGCATGTTATTCTCAACGCTAATGATAGCATAGAATGAGACTTCTCTCTCAGAGTAGTTTCTTTCCTCGCAGTTGTTTTCCAACATGCAAATGAATCACATTATAGAATTTCCTCACTCTGTAAAGTATCTTTGGTGTACTGCTATCATGTCTTGAAGGCATATTTTAAACCTGGGTTTGGGAAGTCACTCGAAGTTCCAAATGTATGTTCTTAAATCATTAAGCACACCAAATCGATAAGTACATACTGCTAAATTAACTTGGAAAGCGATTAACTCCAGGGCAGAGACAAGTGAGGCAGTTCACTGTCTCATAAGGGttggagttgtttttttaattttatataggCCCCTCAGCAGGATCACATGGGTGGTTACAGGACATGAAAACATCTTTATGTGATTGTGAGCACAGACTTGctgtattattatttaaaaatacttagtgCTCTGACTTCTGCACTGcagaaaattttcctttaattataATCGTACGAAAAGCATTGCAAATTTTCAAGTCAGATACAAGTAACAGGAACCagaatttcttgtatttgttGTATTTGTGGGTGCCTTTGGGTAAGTCCTTTGCTTCAGTTTCTCCGTCAAATGAAAGCAGTACTTGCTGCACTACTCCACGCATGCAGTCAAATGAGTATTTTGAGGCTGACCTTGGTGGATGAAGAAAtgctttgagaaagaaaacGCACCCCGAGGAGTGCAGTGAGGGTTAATTAGTGTTCACATGTACTGAAGTGTAATCTTGTCCAGTAAATGTGGCAATGCTGTGGCTGCTGAGCATCTCTAGATTGTCCAGAAAGACAGAGAATGCTTGGAAGAACAGCGGCGCCTCAAGGCTGCTCAGGACTGAGGATGCTGATGAAATGGAAAGTTCTTGTATCCCAGAAAGATGTTTGATATATCCTTAGGGAAGCAATTTCCCCAAATCCTGTTACCAACAGCCATGTTACAGTGGGATCAGGAGAGGACCTAACTGCAGAACTTATATGTACTCAAGGGGCAGTTTTTTCTTTAGTTACCTCATGGGTTGACCACTGAACCCATTGATGCTTCAGATAACCAAGATAAGTCTCTCAGCTTgagcagtgaaaaaaacaggaatctTCTGCCCTGAATACAACCAAGATTCAGAACAAGCAAAAGCCACCAGGATCAGTAAAGAAAGAGGCTTGGGAGTGTTATACCCAAGTAGGAGAGACGTGGGTGGAGATTACTAAGCACAGTAAAGGTGAGGGTGGGGTTGGACAGAGGGGCAAGAAGGTGGGATGGAACGCAGAAGCAGAGAACACATGGGGAAAAATACTCAAGGGCTTGGGAGCAAAGGGGACTGTGACAACCTTGATCTGAATGGGCTGGAAGAAGTCAGGCATGGGCTGAACCCTTGCAAAGCTATGGGGAGGGAAAGAACGAATCTTTAGGATGTTGTTAAGGAAGATGTAGCAGCTGAACAGTCACCTTGAAGAATTCATCCCATGAGTAACAGGTGATTTATCTCAGGAAGCCAGAGACATCTTCTCTTACTGAGCAAGGCAGCACCATTTGTTAGCGTGGCTATTGTCAGTGCTTGCCAAGACAAGGGACACTTGCAAGGAGCTCAGTGATGCTGGTGAAGCCATTTGTCATTTATGCTGGGTAAAATGTGTGTTCCAGACACCATTATCTGAAAGGCCTTAGATAGGATTTTGGCTTTGTACTGTGTTCAAGCATTAATAAATGTTGCTGAACTGTATTTACTCTTAACTTTTTGAAGTGTGTTTCTTCATTTGGGGAGAATGCAAAACTTTTAcgagttgtggggtttttttggttttttgggaAGCACTTTCCACAAAAGAAATTTGGAATTCTGAACCTTATTAAAGACAGAAGGATATTTGCTGTTCAGTCTGTAGTGAATCTCCATCACTGACGTCTGAATGTGCTGCAATTGTAACTACCTGTGTGCAGATGAGAACGGTGACACTGAGAAATCAAATCACTGTCCCAGGGTCATGTTTGTAACAAAGCACTAACTGCTCACATGTTTTCCACTGTCTGAGCCTGCATTCAAACCAAGAGATACCCTTGACCAATAATCCTTCAGAGATCTTTTTATAAGAGTACAGGACATTAATGCTAATGTTTTGGCCAGATTTAGTTCAACTAATTACTTCCTGCCTTCCTGAATTCCTTTCCAATGTCAAGTGCATAGAAGATGCATCATTTCCAGGTCTAACCTATAAGCAATTTGCATTAAAACATCTTGCTGCTTTCTCATCTAAAAGTCGTGCATCTTGTTTCATAGTATTACGGAAGTATAGTATATTATTATCTGGTAAAACTACATTATTGTGTAGAATTCCCCCAACCCTTTAATTCCCTGGGAAACTGatcctcatcttttttttttttaatagaaactgATAACTTTTTCATAATTATCTTCAACATGGGTGATTATCTTGAGtttcagagaagggcaatgatGGTTCCTGGGGCTCACTGATTCATTGTTGATCACGAGGAAATAATTCCATTGTTTTGAagctccatttttcttcttgtataaAGAAAGGATAATATTATTTATCTAGCTTTACTGGAAGCATGCACGCTTAATCATTTGGTGAGTGTCACCTATTTTGAGCTCTCTGGAGTAAAGGTTCCACATCAGCAAGTGCCAAACATGAATCATAATCTTTGTTTTCCATAATCACTGCTGTTATGATAATGATCAATGTTGTTCATTTACAGGGCAGATTAATATTTCCAGGCATCATACTTGTgatttaacttcattttctgctgaGTAGGAGAGGCAGCAGGCGATCAGACAGCCTTAGGTGACCCAAATAAAATGACAGGCAATTTAACCTAAGCACTGATAAATCCCTGATAAACTTGCTGAAAccagggctttttttcc encodes the following:
- the UBE2J2 gene encoding ubiquitin-conjugating enzyme E2 J2 translates to MSNNSNKRAPTTATQRLKQDYLRIKKDPVPYICAEPLPSNILEWHYVVRGPEMTPYEGGYYHGKLIFPREFPFKPPSIYMITPNGRFKCNTRLCLSITDFHPDTWNPAWSVSTILTGLLSFMVEKGPTLGSIETSEFTKRQLAAQSLAFNLKDKVFCELFPEVVEEIKQNQKAQEELNNRPPTLPLPDVVPDGEAHYGQNGIPLLNGHVPLVPANHPGLQQANRNHGLLGGALANLFVIVGFAAFAYTVKYVLRSIAQE